A single genomic interval of Saccharospirillum mangrovi harbors:
- a CDS encoding homoserine kinase, translating to MSVFTELSRSDIEQLLDQYTLGRYGDHQGISAGTENTNYFIDTNLARFVLTIFEKHSAEELPFFLSLGEHLHDDDCAVPQPYRTAEGNLLTTLKGKPAVIFERVIGQHHQASPKHAQTLAKALASIHRSTARFNGQRPHSHDAGWIRAQAAVLAPGFAAADQALLNEAVAALDDLPRHLPRGVIHGDLFHDNALFDGDELAGIIDWYFAGEDAYALDIAICLIDWCLNAQGELDWQQSCDFVRSYHQQHPLEAEEIAALPTLVVQAATRFWLSRALAFDDTADPSQITIKDPGAMKALAQQALAQRSKFGEMLLLALD from the coding sequence ATGTCTGTTTTTACCGAGCTTTCGCGCTCCGACATCGAACAACTCCTCGACCAATACACTCTGGGTCGCTACGGCGATCATCAGGGCATCTCGGCCGGTACCGAGAACACCAACTATTTCATCGATACCAACCTCGCCCGCTTCGTGCTGACCATTTTCGAAAAGCACAGCGCCGAGGAACTGCCATTTTTCCTGTCGCTGGGCGAGCATCTGCACGACGACGATTGCGCCGTGCCGCAGCCGTATCGCACCGCCGAGGGCAATCTGCTGACCACGCTCAAAGGCAAGCCGGCGGTGATATTCGAGCGCGTTATCGGCCAGCACCATCAAGCCAGCCCGAAACACGCTCAGACGCTCGCCAAGGCGCTGGCGAGCATTCACCGCAGCACGGCCCGCTTCAACGGCCAGCGGCCGCACAGCCACGATGCCGGCTGGATTCGCGCACAGGCGGCGGTGTTAGCGCCCGGTTTTGCGGCAGCCGATCAGGCGTTGCTCAATGAAGCCGTGGCGGCACTCGACGACCTGCCGCGCCATCTGCCGCGCGGCGTGATTCACGGCGATCTGTTTCACGACAACGCTCTGTTCGACGGCGATGAACTGGCCGGCATCATCGATTGGTATTTCGCCGGTGAAGACGCCTACGCGCTGGACATCGCCATCTGCCTGATCGACTGGTGTCTGAATGCTCAGGGCGAGTTGGACTGGCAACAAAGCTGCGATTTCGTGCGCAGCTACCATCAGCAGCACCCGCTGGAGGCAGAGGAAATCGCAGCGCTGCCAACCCTGGTGGTACAGGCCGCGACGCGCTTCTGGCTGAGCCGCGCACTGGCGTTTGACGACACCGCCGACCCCAGCCAGATCACCATCAAAGACCCCGGTGCCATGAAGGCGCTGGCGCAACAGGCGCTGGCGCAGCGTTCGAAATTCGGCGAGATGTTGCTTCTGGCGCTAGACTGA
- the recG gene encoding ATP-dependent DNA helicase RecG produces MSLDQPLSELKGVGPKLAEKCQGMGLNTIGDLLFHLPYKYQDRTRITPIGRLRFGMAVVIEGEVRGAQVVFGKRRSLICRIQDGTGLLSMRLFHFSKAQQVRLRAGTRIRCYGEVRQGSTGLEMMHPEYEVRDEGDFPPLDNALTPLYPSTDGLNQNRLRSLVDQAIDALKQQGGLPEWLPPDWLAGWGLPSLTEALLTLHHPQADSDTEALLSGQHPAQQRLALEELLAHHLSLMQMRQRTQAAGATPLPPSQRLVSALLKQLPFTLTGAQQRVLADIQTDLASPRPMLRLVQGDVGSGKTLVAVLAALQAIEANHQVALMAPTELLAEQHFRTLSAWLEPLGLRCGLLTGKLGRRQRGEVLDDLASGQVHLAVGTHALFQEAVQYQRLGLVIIDEQHRFGVHQRLALKEKAVHGLPHQLTMTATPIPRTLAMTAYADLDVSIIDELPPGRTPVTTTVISQDRRDAVVRRVDAACGDGRQVYWVCTLIEESEELQAEAAEATADALQRALPNRRVGLLHGRMKPADKNRLMQAFKDRQLDILVATTVIEVGVDVPNASVMIIENPERLGLAQLHQLRGRVGRGTVDSHCLLMFGSPLSAQGQQRLEVMRSTSDGFRIAEEDLKLRGPGEVLGTRQTGALEFRVADLERDRRWLDVIPELAKQLTAQYPSHVEPLVQRWLWGADRYGQV; encoded by the coding sequence ATGTCGCTCGACCAACCGCTGTCAGAACTCAAAGGCGTCGGCCCCAAACTGGCGGAAAAATGCCAGGGTATGGGGCTGAACACCATCGGCGATCTGCTGTTTCATCTGCCCTATAAATATCAGGACCGCACCCGCATCACGCCGATTGGCCGGTTGCGCTTTGGCATGGCCGTGGTCATCGAAGGCGAGGTGCGCGGTGCGCAGGTGGTGTTCGGCAAGCGCCGTTCATTGATCTGCCGCATTCAGGACGGCACCGGCCTGCTGTCGATGCGGCTGTTCCACTTTAGCAAAGCGCAACAAGTGCGACTGCGCGCCGGCACCCGCATTCGCTGTTACGGCGAAGTGCGCCAGGGTTCGACCGGCCTGGAAATGATGCACCCGGAATACGAAGTGCGCGACGAAGGCGACTTCCCACCGCTCGACAACGCCCTGACGCCGCTCTACCCCAGCACCGACGGCCTGAACCAGAACCGCCTGCGTTCGCTGGTCGATCAAGCCATCGACGCGCTCAAGCAACAGGGCGGCCTGCCTGAATGGTTGCCGCCAGACTGGCTGGCTGGCTGGGGTTTGCCGTCGCTGACCGAAGCGCTGTTAACACTGCACCACCCGCAAGCGGACAGCGACACCGAAGCGTTGCTCTCCGGCCAACACCCGGCGCAACAACGGCTGGCGCTGGAGGAATTACTGGCGCATCACTTAAGCCTGATGCAGATGCGCCAACGCACCCAGGCCGCCGGCGCTACACCGCTGCCGCCGAGCCAACGGCTGGTCAGCGCCTTATTAAAGCAACTGCCGTTTACGCTGACCGGCGCGCAACAACGCGTGCTGGCCGACATCCAGACCGATCTGGCCAGCCCCCGGCCAATGCTGCGTCTGGTGCAGGGCGACGTCGGCTCCGGCAAAACCTTAGTCGCGGTGTTAGCCGCGTTGCAGGCCATCGAAGCCAATCATCAAGTCGCCTTAATGGCACCGACCGAACTGCTCGCCGAACAGCATTTCCGCACCTTGAGCGCCTGGCTGGAACCGCTCGGTCTGCGCTGCGGTCTGCTCACCGGCAAGCTGGGCAGACGCCAGCGCGGCGAAGTGCTCGACGATCTCGCCAGCGGCCAGGTGCATCTGGCGGTCGGTACCCACGCCCTGTTTCAGGAGGCGGTGCAGTATCAACGTTTGGGTCTGGTGATCATCGACGAACAGCACCGCTTCGGTGTGCATCAACGCTTGGCATTGAAAGAAAAAGCCGTACACGGCCTGCCGCACCAATTGACCATGACCGCCACGCCGATCCCGCGCACCCTGGCAATGACCGCCTACGCCGATCTCGATGTCTCCATCATCGACGAACTGCCGCCGGGCCGGACGCCGGTGACTACCACCGTCATCAGCCAGGACCGCCGCGATGCCGTCGTACGCCGTGTCGATGCCGCCTGCGGCGACGGCCGGCAAGTCTATTGGGTGTGTACGCTGATTGAGGAATCGGAAGAGTTGCAGGCCGAAGCCGCCGAGGCGACGGCCGATGCGTTGCAACGCGCGCTGCCCAATCGCCGCGTTGGCTTGTTGCACGGGCGCATGAAACCGGCCGACAAAAACCGTTTGATGCAGGCGTTCAAAGATCGGCAACTCGACATTCTGGTGGCCACCACCGTCATCGAAGTCGGCGTCGATGTGCCCAACGCCTCGGTGATGATCATCGAAAATCCCGAGCGTCTGGGTCTGGCGCAATTGCATCAGTTACGCGGCCGGGTCGGGCGCGGCACCGTCGACAGCCATTGCCTACTGATGTTCGGTTCGCCGTTGTCGGCACAAGGGCAACAGCGTTTGGAAGTGATGCGCTCGACCAGCGACGGCTTCCGCATCGCCGAAGAAGATTTAAAATTGCGCGGCCCCGGCGAAGTGCTCGGCACCCGCCAGACCGGCGCGCTGGAATTCCGCGTCGCCGACCTGGAACGCGACCGCCGCTGGCTCGATGTCATTCCCGAACTCGCCAAGCAATTGACGGCACAATACCCATCTCACGTCGAACCTTTGGTGCAGCGCTGGCTCTGGGGTGCAGACCGCTACGGCCAAGTGTGA
- a CDS encoding hydrogen peroxide-inducible genes activator, with protein MTLTELRYIVALAQERHFGKAAERCFVAQPTLSVAIKKLEDRLGVAIFERGKSGVQVTPIGQRIVEQAQRVLEESHKIEDLAHAGKNQLSSPLKLGVIYTVGPYLLPHIIPQLRQLAPDMPLEIEENFTGTLRQRLRDGLLDAIIIALPFKEPDVLTKPMFDEDFEVLLPADHPLTKEKAIAAERLIEEPLLLLGEGHCFRDNIFSTCPNIASASRDPKGQVRTMADGSSLETLRHMVASNLGLTILPKSATGSTLYNDKQVAVRPFAGKAPRRTIALAWRASFPRPKAIDLLETCIRQCKTPEAA; from the coding sequence ATGACTCTGACAGAACTGCGCTACATAGTGGCGCTGGCCCAGGAACGGCATTTTGGCAAAGCGGCCGAGCGCTGCTTTGTCGCCCAACCGACGTTAAGCGTCGCCATCAAAAAACTCGAAGATCGCCTCGGCGTTGCCATTTTCGAACGCGGCAAAAGCGGCGTTCAGGTCACGCCCATCGGCCAGCGCATTGTCGAGCAGGCGCAGCGTGTGCTCGAAGAAAGCCACAAGATCGAAGATCTGGCGCACGCCGGCAAAAACCAGTTGTCCAGCCCGCTGAAACTGGGCGTTATCTACACCGTCGGCCCGTACCTGCTGCCGCACATCATTCCACAATTGCGTCAGTTGGCGCCGGACATGCCGCTCGAAATTGAAGAAAACTTCACCGGCACCTTGCGCCAGCGGCTGCGCGACGGCTTGCTCGACGCCATCATCATCGCGCTGCCATTCAAAGAACCGGACGTGCTGACCAAGCCGATGTTCGACGAAGATTTTGAAGTGCTGCTGCCAGCCGACCACCCGCTGACCAAGGAAAAAGCCATCGCCGCCGAACGGCTGATCGAAGAGCCGCTGTTACTGCTCGGCGAAGGCCATTGTTTCCGCGACAACATTTTCAGCACCTGCCCCAACATCGCCTCGGCCTCGCGCGACCCCAAAGGCCAGGTGCGCACCATGGCCGATGGCAGCTCCCTGGAAACTCTGCGGCACATGGTGGCGTCCAACCTGGGGCTGACCATTCTGCCCAAGTCGGCCACCGGCTCAACGCTGTACAACGACAAGCAAGTGGCGGTGCGGCCATTCGCTGGCAAAGCGCCGCGTCGCACTATTGCGCTTGCCTGGCGTGCCAGCTTCCCGCGGCCGAAAGCCATCGACTTGCTGGAAACCTGCATTCGTCAGTGCAAAACACCCGAAGCGGCTTAA
- a CDS encoding HDOD domain-containing protein, with protein MQKATAEPQTPEVPFLVRQHLSKHGIQPETGPTGVKHMHAEVTLLRDTFGMVQVFFRSDTLLDLEKIHRQTGRKLEPLATPDIDRIKAKLSVNTLPAFDDLVDAETYIDQRLFSAEDFFVHSGNSDRLIRVRSGAELKHKDSTRIFDLCVDLPEPLPDIDDLGVFEHDRNEIYRAVTSFTALRIRQRLSETLEIPPLSETAQAIIRLRADPDADITKLSRIVEKDPSLAAQVVSWASSSYYAAPGSIKSVQDAIVRVLGYDLVMNLALGLALGKTLEMPDDQPEGFSSYWTRAVFVAATCGALLAKIPREFRPGFGLVYLTGLLHNFGYLILAHAFRPHFSATCRMMETNRHLPHQHIEQHLLGITGDQIAASLLHYWKMPNEVCLGIRYQIEPHYQGAHSDHAQLVYLANHLLQKHGLLPGLAHEFDPAVYDYLHLSPDDVEDAMNEIFEAKDQLAVIVQGLES; from the coding sequence ATGCAGAAAGCCACGGCTGAGCCGCAAACGCCCGAGGTACCTTTTCTGGTCAGACAACACCTAAGCAAACACGGTATTCAACCCGAAACCGGACCAACCGGCGTCAAACACATGCACGCAGAAGTCACCTTGTTGCGAGATACCTTTGGCATGGTCCAGGTATTTTTCCGCTCCGATACCCTCCTCGATCTGGAAAAAATTCATCGCCAGACCGGCCGCAAACTCGAGCCGCTGGCAACGCCCGACATCGACCGCATCAAAGCCAAGCTATCGGTCAACACACTGCCGGCGTTTGACGATCTGGTCGACGCCGAAACCTACATCGACCAACGCCTGTTCAGCGCCGAAGATTTTTTTGTGCACTCCGGCAACAGCGATCGACTGATCCGGGTACGCAGCGGCGCCGAACTGAAACACAAAGACAGCACCCGAATTTTCGATCTGTGCGTCGATCTGCCAGAGCCGTTGCCAGACATCGACGACCTCGGCGTTTTTGAGCACGACCGCAACGAAATCTACCGCGCCGTCACCAGTTTCACCGCCCTGCGCATTCGCCAGCGGCTGTCCGAAACACTGGAAATTCCGCCGCTGTCGGAAACCGCTCAAGCCATCATCCGCTTGCGCGCCGACCCAGACGCCGACATCACCAAACTCAGTCGTATCGTCGAGAAAGACCCGAGCCTGGCCGCGCAAGTGGTCAGTTGGGCAAGCTCGTCGTATTACGCCGCACCGGGTTCGATCAAATCGGTGCAAGACGCCATCGTGCGCGTGCTCGGTTACGATCTGGTGATGAACCTGGCGCTCGGTCTGGCGCTCGGTAAAACGCTGGAAATGCCGGATGACCAACCAGAAGGTTTTTCCTCCTACTGGACCCGGGCGGTGTTTGTCGCCGCCACCTGCGGCGCCTTGCTGGCGAAAATTCCGCGCGAATTCCGGCCCGGCTTTGGCCTGGTGTATTTAACCGGCCTGCTGCACAACTTCGGTTATCTGATTCTGGCGCACGCCTTCCGGCCGCACTTTTCCGCCACCTGCCGGATGATGGAAACCAACCGTCATTTGCCGCATCAGCACATCGAACAACATCTGCTCGGCATCACCGGCGATCAGATTGCCGCCTCACTGCTGCACTACTGGAAGATGCCGAACGAAGTCTGCCTGGGCATTCGCTACCAGATTGAACCGCACTACCAAGGCGCGCATTCCGACCACGCCCAACTGGTGTATCTGGCCAATCATCTGTTGCAGAAACACGGTTTGCTGCCCGGCCTCGCGCACGAGTTTGACCCGGCGGTGTACGACTATCTGCACCTGTCGCCGGACGACGTCGAAGACGCCATGAACGAGATTTTCGAGGCGAAAGATCAGTTAGCGGTGATTGTGCAGGGGCTTGAGAGTTAA
- a CDS encoding dienelactone hydrolase family protein, whose product MNSPVSASMPPGYDAPSHSEAAPGVLVLHAWWGLNDDVRRYCDALAQAGFHAFAPDLYQGQVVTTIDAAEAAANAMDRQQAMATMEQAAHWLAQQTGETESGVAAVGFSLGAFQGLGLSIAQPSLLHSVVSYYAARPDEYQAATARYQAHLADDDPFATDEEIDEWRDALQQAGRPLDLHRYPGTGHWFAEPLRSDVYQPEAADMAFQRTLAFLRAGAED is encoded by the coding sequence ATGAACAGCCCGGTTTCAGCCTCAATGCCCCCCGGTTACGACGCCCCCAGCCACAGTGAAGCCGCGCCCGGCGTGTTGGTGTTGCACGCCTGGTGGGGCCTGAACGACGACGTGCGTCGCTACTGCGATGCCCTGGCGCAGGCGGGCTTTCACGCCTTCGCGCCGGATTTGTATCAAGGCCAGGTAGTGACCACGATTGACGCCGCCGAAGCAGCCGCCAATGCCATGGATCGCCAGCAGGCGATGGCGACGATGGAGCAAGCCGCGCATTGGCTGGCGCAGCAAACCGGCGAAACCGAGTCGGGTGTCGCTGCGGTGGGATTCTCGTTGGGGGCGTTTCAGGGGCTGGGTCTGTCGATCGCCCAGCCGTCGTTACTGCACAGTGTGGTCAGTTATTACGCCGCCCGGCCCGATGAGTATCAAGCGGCCACGGCCCGCTATCAGGCGCATCTGGCGGATGATGATCCGTTCGCCACTGACGAAGAAATCGATGAGTGGCGCGATGCGTTGCAACAGGCCGGTCGGCCGCTGGACCTGCATCGCTACCCCGGCACCGGCCATTGGTTCGCTGAACCATTGCGCTCAGATGTCTACCAGCCCGAGGCTGCCGATATGGCGTTTCAACGCACCCTGGCGTTTTTGCGCGCCGGCGCAGAGGACTGA
- a CDS encoding NAD-dependent epimerase/dehydratase family protein, producing the protein MAGTQLLAGVGDLNRRVVRRFLERGKQVVGFRRRAADPSLGFEQQSLDLATQRWPDVGAAGIVVALSAGERTPEGYRRAYVEPIQQLAASLAHWSQPPKRVVVVSSTRVYGADDGRDMDETSPPEPTDWAGELLLEMEALVADLPVPTVVARLSGLYGPGRDWLRRQARKADVEPPARNHWTNRIHIDDAAAALVHLMLDVAEPEACYLVSDRQSAPLFDVLAYLRELESLPALADTPVIDGGKQLRADRLAGSGFVWRYPDFRAGGYESQ; encoded by the coding sequence ATGGCAGGCACTCAGCTGTTGGCCGGCGTCGGCGATTTGAACCGACGCGTCGTCCGACGCTTTCTGGAACGCGGGAAGCAAGTGGTCGGTTTTCGCCGCCGTGCGGCCGATCCGTCGCTGGGGTTTGAACAACAGTCGCTCGATCTGGCGACACAGCGGTGGCCGGATGTCGGTGCCGCCGGTATCGTTGTCGCGCTCTCAGCAGGCGAGCGCACACCCGAGGGTTATCGTCGCGCCTACGTTGAGCCAATACAGCAACTGGCGGCCAGTCTGGCCCATTGGTCACAACCGCCGAAGCGCGTTGTGGTGGTCAGTTCAACGCGTGTTTACGGCGCCGACGATGGCCGCGATATGGACGAGACCAGCCCGCCCGAACCCACAGACTGGGCCGGTGAGCTGCTGCTCGAAATGGAAGCGCTGGTCGCAGACCTGCCGGTGCCGACGGTGGTCGCGCGCCTGAGTGGTCTCTACGGCCCGGGTCGTGATTGGCTGCGGCGCCAGGCGCGTAAAGCCGATGTTGAACCGCCAGCACGCAACCACTGGACCAATCGCATTCACATCGACGACGCCGCAGCGGCGTTGGTGCATCTGATGTTGGACGTGGCCGAGCCCGAGGCCTGCTATCTGGTCAGCGACCGTCAGTCGGCGCCGCTGTTTGATGTGCTCGCGTATTTGCGGGAACTGGAGTCTTTGCCAGCACTGGCCGATACCCCGGTTATCGACGGCGGCAAACAGCTGCGTGCCGACCGGCTGGCCGGCAGCGGCTTTGTTTGGCGCTATCCGGATTTCCGCGCTGGCGGTTATGAATCCCAGTGA
- the ppnN gene encoding nucleotide 5'-monophosphate nucleosidase PpnN, producing MQRATLNASVTPKGSLEVLSQREVHKLKSVEFGHYELFRRCALAILNTGSDSDNAKTILETYPDFEIEIVQQDRGIRLNLHHAPADAFVDGEMIASTREMLFSALRDIVYTQSEIESKRLTHDSGDGITDYVFHLLRNARVLVPAQEPRMVVCWGGHSIGHEEYEYTKDVGHELGLRGLDICTGCGPGAMKGPMKGATIAHAKQRIRHARYLGLTEPGIIAAEAPNPIVNELVILPDIEKRLEAFVRVGHGIVIFPGGAGTAEELLYLLGILLHPENAELPFPLVLSGPKSAEPYFQQLHDFIARTLGYAAQQRYKIIIDDPAQTAREMAQGIKRVQEFRRGKADAYHFNWQLHIDLEYQRPFEPTHANMAKLDLRKDLPVHLLAANLRRAFSGIVAGNVKEQGIRLIEEQGPYDLHGDADILEPLDDLLEAFVRQQRMKLPGSDYIPCYRVRR from the coding sequence ATGCAACGTGCCACTCTGAATGCCTCCGTTACCCCCAAAGGCAGCCTGGAAGTGCTGTCCCAACGTGAAGTTCACAAGCTCAAATCGGTCGAATTTGGTCACTACGAACTGTTTCGTCGCTGCGCGCTGGCGATTCTCAACACCGGTTCGGACAGCGACAACGCCAAGACCATTCTGGAAACCTACCCGGATTTTGAGATCGAAATCGTCCAGCAGGATCGCGGCATCCGGCTGAATCTGCACCATGCCCCGGCGGACGCTTTTGTCGATGGCGAGATGATCGCCTCAACGCGCGAAATGTTGTTCTCGGCGCTGCGCGACATCGTTTACACCCAGAGCGAAATCGAAAGCAAACGCCTGACGCACGACAGCGGCGACGGCATCACCGATTACGTGTTTCATTTATTGCGCAACGCCCGGGTGCTGGTGCCGGCGCAGGAACCGCGCATGGTGGTGTGCTGGGGCGGCCATTCCATCGGCCACGAAGAATACGAATACACCAAGGACGTCGGCCACGAACTGGGCTTGCGCGGTCTGGACATCTGCACCGGCTGCGGCCCGGGCGCGATGAAAGGCCCGATGAAGGGCGCGACCATCGCCCACGCCAAGCAGCGCATTCGCCATGCGCGTTATCTGGGTTTGACCGAACCGGGCATCATTGCCGCCGAAGCGCCGAACCCCATCGTCAACGAGCTGGTGATTCTGCCGGACATCGAAAAACGCCTCGAAGCCTTCGTGCGCGTCGGCCACGGCATTGTGATTTTCCCCGGCGGCGCCGGCACCGCTGAAGAGTTGCTGTACCTGCTCGGCATTCTGCTGCACCCGGAAAACGCCGAGCTGCCGTTTCCGCTGGTGCTCAGCGGCCCGAAATCGGCCGAGCCGTATTTCCAGCAACTGCACGATTTCATCGCCCGCACGCTCGGTTACGCCGCCCAGCAACGCTATAAGATCATCATCGACGACCCGGCCCAGACCGCGCGTGAGATGGCGCAGGGCATCAAGCGCGTCCAGGAATTCCGGCGTGGCAAGGCCGACGCCTATCACTTCAACTGGCAATTGCACATCGATCTGGAATATCAGCGTCCGTTCGAGCCGACACACGCCAACATGGCCAAGCTGGATTTGCGCAAAGATCTGCCGGTGCATTTGCTGGCCGCTAACCTGCGTCGGGCGTTCAGCGGCATCGTGGCTGGCAACGTCAAAGAACAGGGTATTCGCCTGATTGAAGAACAAGGCCCTTATGATTTGCACGGCGATGCCGACATTCTGGAACCGCTGGACGATTTGCTCGAAGCCTTTGTACGCCAGCAACGCATGAAATTGCCGGGCAGCGACTACATCCCCTGTTATCGGGTGCGTCGCTGA
- a CDS encoding substrate-binding periplasmic protein — MHVWRRMALFMAVLPALAAAEPVSLQVLTEHSPPGEYLGADGRVTGATADMVRELMQRQGLEGDITLLPWARAYALAQEGPDIVLFETARTAEREARFKWVGPIKRVVSGLYARADSDVAVNSLDDARQVQGICAYLGGSGGNQLSELGFTNLERPAQPDQCLRMLQHGRVELWLTSDIGHRPYLLESGLDESALRLAYSLEYRYLYLAFSLDVPDATVAAWQATLDAMKTDGTLAEYYRGHYPDSMIDALSVPIQPMLPWLEPSVAD; from the coding sequence ATGCACGTCTGGCGACGTATGGCGCTGTTTATGGCGGTCCTACCCGCACTGGCAGCGGCCGAACCAGTGAGCTTGCAAGTGCTGACCGAACATTCGCCGCCGGGTGAATACCTGGGCGCCGACGGCCGCGTCACCGGCGCCACCGCCGACATGGTGCGCGAACTGATGCAACGTCAGGGGCTGGAGGGCGACATAACCTTGCTGCCGTGGGCGCGAGCCTATGCGCTGGCGCAGGAAGGTCCGGATATTGTTTTGTTTGAAACCGCCCGCACCGCTGAGCGCGAAGCCCGGTTCAAATGGGTGGGGCCGATCAAGCGAGTGGTGTCGGGTTTATACGCCCGTGCGGACAGCGATGTGGCCGTGAACAGCCTGGACGACGCCCGTCAGGTTCAAGGTATCTGCGCCTACCTGGGCGGTTCAGGCGGCAATCAATTGAGCGAGTTGGGGTTCACCAACCTGGAGCGGCCAGCGCAGCCGGACCAATGCTTGCGCATGTTGCAGCACGGTCGGGTGGAGTTGTGGCTGACCAGCGATATCGGCCATCGACCATATCTGCTCGAATCCGGTCTGGACGAGTCGGCGCTGCGACTCGCGTACAGCCTGGAATACCGCTACCTGTATCTGGCGTTTTCGCTCGATGTGCCAGACGCCACCGTCGCCGCCTGGCAAGCCACGCTCGATGCCATGAAAACCGACGGCACGCTGGCTGAGTATTATCGCGGCCATTACCCCGACAGCATGATTGACGCGCTCAGCGTCCCCATTCAGCCCATGTTGCCGTGGCTGGAACCGTCAGTCGCCGACTGA
- a CDS encoding sensor domain-containing diguanylate cyclase: MVTVLRSVILRPLFGAALSLAVFSSPAQAHDHAPPLFWQGEDRLWLDGHLEVAVQRSDQPPGDDDWVALQALEASRFTGQDVRLHFRAKLHNATDTTTKLWLHLDESTLDYIDLTLGGQHWLTGDHLPFDTRPIHHTSFLFPVVLHPGETQALSGWIESRQIRLPMSVWVPSAYLHWAEKRTIRNGLFFATVIVLASLCLVTYGATRIPAYLGFGLFNLAAMLFFLQVFGYGFQYLWPRALGVNYVAGPFSTYLLALSFGWMAPTMLRGRTHQPRLSGVIKGLLPVLVIGGLILAIVAERTWLIQFAIYWLFVVLVLIVAMLVMEIRGGSRRARLFALIWAPMLMAALALLLAWLDWIPYTDALITLCLAGLGMTSLGFFVLLGFQLRQSILRRQKVEQESLELKTAQADRLAQEVAERTQQLAESNRRLRQMALTDPLTGLPNRRQLDDFGELHHRLARLTQARLHAAIFDLDHFKQVNDSYGHPVGDRFLQTVANTLEQVLLTPSTGPRLVARLGGEEFALVCYGLDDAELPSLLEAARDAISRIRIDEAPDVQLTLSVGWAGGQADQPLTQIFRRADQALYRAKDAGRNQVVAASVGD, encoded by the coding sequence GTGGTCACCGTGCTCCGTTCTGTCATCCTCCGCCCGTTGTTTGGTGCGGCCCTGAGTCTGGCTGTGTTTTCCAGCCCGGCTCAGGCGCACGATCATGCACCGCCGCTGTTCTGGCAGGGTGAGGATCGGCTGTGGCTGGACGGTCACCTGGAGGTTGCGGTGCAGCGTTCCGATCAACCACCGGGCGACGACGACTGGGTGGCGCTGCAAGCGCTGGAAGCGTCGCGTTTTACCGGTCAGGACGTACGGCTGCATTTCCGCGCCAAGCTGCACAACGCCACCGACACCACCACCAAACTGTGGCTGCATCTGGATGAGTCCACGCTCGACTACATCGACCTGACGCTCGGCGGCCAGCACTGGCTGACGGGCGATCACCTGCCGTTCGATACCCGCCCGATTCACCACACCAGTTTTCTGTTTCCGGTGGTGTTGCATCCCGGCGAAACCCAGGCACTGAGCGGCTGGATTGAAAGCCGGCAGATTCGCTTGCCGATGTCGGTGTGGGTGCCCTCGGCCTATCTGCACTGGGCGGAAAAACGCACCATCCGCAACGGCCTGTTTTTCGCCACCGTCATCGTGCTCGCCAGCCTCTGCTTAGTGACCTACGGCGCGACGCGCATTCCGGCGTATCTGGGCTTTGGCTTGTTCAATCTGGCGGCGATGTTGTTTTTCCTGCAGGTGTTTGGCTACGGCTTTCAATATTTGTGGCCGCGGGCGTTGGGCGTCAATTACGTCGCCGGGCCGTTCAGCACCTATTTGCTGGCGCTGAGTTTCGGCTGGATGGCACCGACCATGCTTCGCGGTCGCACCCATCAACCGCGACTGTCGGGAGTGATCAAAGGCCTGTTGCCGGTGCTGGTGATTGGCGGGCTGATTCTGGCAATCGTGGCCGAGCGCACCTGGCTGATTCAGTTCGCCATCTATTGGCTATTCGTCGTACTGGTGCTGATCGTGGCCATGCTGGTGATGGAAATTCGTGGCGGTTCGCGACGCGCCCGGTTGTTCGCGCTGATCTGGGCACCCATGCTGATGGCGGCGCTGGCGCTGCTGCTCGCCTGGCTCGATTGGATTCCGTACACCGACGCGCTGATTACGCTCTGTCTGGCCGGCCTCGGTATGACCAGTCTGGGCTTTTTCGTGCTGCTCGGTTTTCAGTTGCGACAATCGATTCTGCGTCGGCAGAAAGTCGAACAGGAATCGCTGGAACTGAAGACGGCTCAAGCCGACCGGTTGGCACAGGAAGTGGCAGAACGCACCCAGCAACTGGCCGAAAGCAATCGTCGTTTGCGTCAGATGGCGTTAACCGATCCGCTGACCGGCCTGCCCAACCGGCGCCAGTTGGACGATTTCGGCGAACTGCACCACCGCCTGGCGCGCCTGACTCAGGCCCGGCTGCACGCCGCCATCTTCGATCTCGACCACTTCAAACAGGTCAACGACAGCTACGGCCATCCGGTGGGCGACCGCTTCTTGCAGACGGTCGCCAACACCTTGGAACAGGTGCTGTTGACGCCATCCACGGGGCCACGGCTGGTAGCGCGGCTGGGCGGTGAGGAGTTTGCGTTGGTGTGTTACGGCCTCGACGACGCCGAGTTGCCGTCGTTGCTGGAAGCCGCGCGCGACGCCATCAGCCGGATCCGCATTGACGAAGCGCCTGACGTGCAACTGACGCTCAGCGTCGGTTGGGCCGGGGGTCAGGCTGATCAGCCACTAACGCAGATTTTCCGCCGCGCCGACCAGGCGCTGTATCGCGCCAAAGACGCCGGTCGCAACCAGGTGGTAGCCGCCTCAGTCGGCGACTGA